The Streptomyces sp. Alt3 genome has a segment encoding these proteins:
- a CDS encoding DUF305 domain-containing protein yields MTSKRSLVRRTAAVAASAAAALVLAACGGNGDSSAGHDGHSKESPSASASASQGQQNAADVAFAKGMIPHHRQAVEMADLAPSRAGSAEVKALAEQIKKAQDPEIKTLSGWLTSWGEEVPAEGAMDHSEHGMSGMMTAEDMDKLKDSSGKAFDTAFMEMMIKHHEGAVSMAETEKADGSYEPAKKMADAIITSQTAEITQMNELLGKN; encoded by the coding sequence ATGACCAGCAAGCGATCCCTCGTCCGTCGTACCGCCGCTGTGGCCGCTTCGGCAGCCGCCGCCCTCGTCCTCGCCGCCTGCGGTGGGAACGGTGACAGCTCGGCCGGACACGACGGGCACAGCAAGGAGTCCCCGTCTGCCTCGGCGTCGGCCTCACAGGGCCAGCAGAACGCGGCCGACGTAGCCTTCGCCAAGGGGATGATCCCCCACCACCGCCAAGCGGTCGAGATGGCCGACCTCGCGCCGTCCCGGGCCGGGTCGGCTGAGGTGAAGGCGCTCGCCGAGCAGATCAAGAAGGCCCAGGACCCGGAGATCAAGACGCTGTCCGGCTGGCTGACTTCGTGGGGCGAGGAGGTGCCCGCGGAAGGTGCCATGGACCACTCCGAGCACGGCATGAGCGGCATGATGACGGCCGAGGACATGGACAAGCTCAAGGACTCCTCGGGCAAGGCGTTCGACACCGCCTTCATGGAGATGATGATCAAGCACCACGAAGGTGCCGTATCGATGGCCGAGACCGAGAAGGCCGACGGTTCCTACGAGCCGGCCAAGAAGATGGCAGACGCGATCATCACGTCCCAGACAGCCGAGATCACCCAGATGAA
- a CDS encoding DUF6153 family protein, with protein MTGSTGSSRRPTGRLFVLLMLAVLTGLLGMHALGPGGAPAGRSDATHEMAMAQVADAPHLSSGCSHTDGGNDHLDHADGTCAAAGIGSAYAPPALTSALMDTPAACTPVAGTARLAEGCRAPPDLSELQLLRI; from the coding sequence ATGACCGGCAGCACAGGATCCAGCCGCCGCCCCACCGGGCGGCTGTTCGTGCTGCTCATGCTGGCCGTGCTGACCGGCCTGCTCGGCATGCATGCCCTGGGCCCCGGAGGGGCACCGGCAGGCCGATCGGATGCCACGCACGAGATGGCGATGGCTCAAGTGGCCGACGCACCGCACCTGAGCAGTGGGTGCTCCCACACAGACGGCGGCAACGACCATCTCGACCACGCGGACGGGACATGCGCGGCGGCCGGAATCGGCTCCGCGTACGCGCCGCCCGCACTGACCAGCGCCCTCATGGACACGCCTGCCGCTTGCACTCCGGTGGCGGGCACGGCGCGGCTCGCCGAAGGCTGCCGAGCGCCTCCCGACCTGTCCGAGCTGCAACTCCTGCGGATATAG